A DNA window from Vidua macroura isolate BioBank_ID:100142 chromosome 28, ASM2450914v1, whole genome shotgun sequence contains the following coding sequences:
- the POLB gene encoding DNA polymerase beta, translating into MSKRKAPQESPNEGITDFLTELANYERNVNRAIHKYNAYRKAASVISRYPSKIQSGAEAKKLDGVGAKIAEKIDEFLSTGKLRKLEKIRQDDTSASINFLTRVTGIGPAAARKFVEEGIKTLEDLRKIEHKLTHHQRIGLKYFEDFEKRIPREEMLQMQEIVLKEIKKLDPNYIATVCGSFRRGAESSGDMDVLLTHPSFTSESSKQSKLLHQVVEQLEKVHFVTDMLSKGDTKFMGVCQLPDKEDGTAYPHRRIDIRLIPKDQYYCGVLYFTGSDIFNKNMRTHALEMGFTINEYTIRRLGVTGVAGEALPVECEKDIFDYIQWKYREPKDRSE; encoded by the exons ATGAGCAAGCGCAAAGCTCCCCAGGAGAGCCCCAACGAGGGCATCACCGACTTCCTCACCG AACTGGCCAACTACGAGCGCAACGTGAACCGGGCCATCCACAAGTACAATGCGTACAG GAAAGCGGCCTCGGTCATTTCTCGGTATCCGAGCAAGATACAGAGCGGGGCCGAAGCCAAGAAGCTG GATGGAGTGGGTGCTAAAATAGCTGAAAAGATAGATGAGTTCTTATCCACTGGAAAACTACGTAAATTGGAAAAG attcGACAAGATGATACAAGTGCTTCTATCAACTTCCTGACACGAGTCACTGGCATTGG tcctgctgctgctagGAAGTTTGTCGAGGAAGGAATTAAGACTTTAGAAG ATCTAAGAAAAATTGAGCACAAGCTGACCCATCACCAGCGAATTGGGTTGAA aTACTTTGAAGATTTTGAGAAAAGAATCCCaagggaagaaatgctgcaaATGCAG GAAATTGTGCTCAAAGAGATAAAGAAACTGGACCCAAATTATATTGCTACAGTCTGTGGCAGTTTTAGGCGAG GTGCAGAGTCAAGCGGCGATATGGATGTTCTCCTAACCCATCCCAGTTTCACATCCGAATCATCCAAACAG TCAAAACTTTTGCATCAGGTTGtagaacagctggaaaaagtCCACTTTGTCACAGATATGCTGTCTAAAGGTGACACAAAATTCATG GGTGTCTGTCAGCTGCCAGATAAAGAAGATGGAACAGCTTATCCACATCGCAGAATTGATATCCG GCTTATCCCGAAAGATCAGTATTACTGTGGTGTACTGTATTTCACAGGAAGTGATATATTCAATAAGAACATGAGAACTCATGCTCTGGAAATGGGCTTCACAATCAATGAATATACAATACGCCGCTTGGGTGTTACTG GAGTTGCTGGAGAGGCCCTGCCAGTAGAATGTGAAAAAGACATCTTTGACTATATCCAGTGGAAATACCGAGAGCCAAAGGATCGGAGTGAATAA
- the VDAC3 gene encoding voltage-dependent anion-selective channel protein 3, which translates to MAVPPSYCDLGKSARDVFNKGYGFGMVKLELKTKSSSGVEFTATGSSSTDTGKASGSLETKYKEKDHGLTFTQKWNTDNTLGTEVCVENQLAEGLKVALDTTFVPNTGKKSGKLKTTYKRDYIHVGCNVDIDLSGPTVYGWAVVGYEGWLAGYQMAYDTAKYKLSQSNFALGYKAGDFQLHTNVNDGTEFGGSIYQKVTNKVETSVNLAWTAGSNNTRFGIAGKYQLDDKSSVVAKVNNASLIGIGYTHALRPGVKLTLSGLIDAKNFSAGGHKLGLGFELEV; encoded by the exons ATGGCTGTCCCACCGTCATACTGTGACCTGGGAAAGTCTGCCAGGGATGTTTTCAACAAGGGATATG gattTGGAATGGTCAAGTTAGAGTTGAAGACCAAGTCTTCCAGTGGGGTG GAATTCACTGCAACCGGTTCTTCCAGCACGGACACAGGCAAGGCTTCAGGCAGTCTAGAGACCAAATATAAGGAGAAAGACCATGGACTTACATTCACTCAGAAGTGGAACACAGATAACACACTGGGAACAGAAGTTTGTGTCGAGAATCAA ttgGCTGAAGGGTTGAAGGTGGCTCTTGACACTACATTTGTACCAAACACAGG GAAGAAGAGTGGAAAGTTGAAGACCACCTACAAAAGAGATTATATACATGTAGGCTGCAACGTAGACATTGATCTCTCTGGACCAACTGTTTATGGCTGGGCAGTGGTGGGCTATGAAGGCTGGCTTGCTGGCTACCAGATGGCTTATGATACAGCCAAGTATAAGCTTTCACAAAGTAACTTTGCCTTGGGATATAAGGCAGGAGACTTTCAGCTGCACACTAATGT GAATGATGGCACTGAGTTTGGTGGGTCTATTTATCAGAAGGTTACTAATAAGGTTGAGACATCAGTCAATCTTGCATGGACTGCTGGCAGTAACAACACACGTTTTGGTATTGCTGGAAAGTACCAACTGGATGACAAGTCTTCCGTTGTG gCTAAAGTGAACAATGCCAGCCTCATTGGAATTGGTTACACTCATGCCCTCCGACCTG GTGTAAAGCTGACACTCTCAGGCTTGATTGACGCCAAGAATTtcagtgctggaggtcacaAACTCGGGCTGGGATTTGAGCTGGAAGTCTAA
- the IKBKB gene encoding inhibitor of nuclear factor kappa-B kinase subunit beta isoform X2 — translation MSRPPALQALTCGPWEMRERLGTGGFGNVIRWHNKETGEQVAIKQCRQELSPRNRDRWALEIQIMKRLNHPNVVAARDVPEGMQKLAPNDLPLLAMEYCQGGDLRKYLNQLENCCGLREEAILILLSDIASALRYLHENRIIHRDLKPENIVLQQGEQRLIHKIIDLGYAKELDQGSLCTSFVGTLQYLAPELLEQQKYTVTVDYWSFGTLAFECITGFRPFLPNWQPVQWHTKVRQKSELDIVVSEDLSGEVKFSSRLPCPNNLNSVLSGRLEKWLQLMLMWHPRQRGTDPTYGPNGCFKALDDILNLKLLHVLNMVTGTVHTYPVTEEETLQSVKARIQSDTGIPEQDQELLQEAGLALFSQKLITKHTADSKVNDTAAADTDLLFLFDNKKVSYEAQVALRPHPESVDCILQDPKKNLHFFQLRKVWGQIWHTIRMLKEDCNRLQQGQRAAMMNLLRYNSTLSKMKNSMASLSQQLKAKLDFFKTSIQIDLEKYKEQIEFGITSEKLLFAWKEMEQAVELCGREDDVDQLVKRMMALQTDIVDLQRSPLGRKQGGTLEDLEEQARELYRRLREKPRDQRTSGDSQEIVRLLLQAIQTFEKKVRVIYAQLSKTVVCKQKALDLFPRVEKVMTLMSEDEETVVRLQEKRQKELWNLLKIACSKVRGPVTGSPESMNTSRLGSSGQLLLQVPSGTYNLSDSVRKSEELLLESQKLCSQLENVMHDTMKDQEQSFLALDWSWLQLQVEETNSPGQTEM, via the exons ATGAGCCGCCCGCCCGCGCTGCAGGCGCTGACCTGCGGGCCCTGGGAGATGCGGGAGCGCCTCGGCACCGGCGGTTTCGGCAACGTCATCCGCTGGCACAACAAG GAAACCGGCGAGCAGGTGGCCATCAAGCAGTGccggcaggagctgagcccgCGCAACCGCGACCGCTGGGCGCTGGAAATACAGATCATGAAGAG ACTGAACCATCCCAATGTGGTGGCTGCCCGCGATGTCCCTGAAGGGATGCAGAAGCTTGCACCAAATGACTTGCCATTGTTGGCCATGGAGTACTGCCAAGGTGGAGACCTCCGCAAG TACCTGAACCAGCTGGAGAATTGCTGTGGCTTGCGGGAAGAAGCTATTCTTATCTTGTTATCTGACATTG CTTCTGCTCTCAGATACCTTCATGAGAACAGGATCATCCACAGAGACTTGAAACCAGAGAACATTGTGCTGCAGCAAGGAGAACAAAGG TTAATACACAAAATCATTGACCTTGGTTATGCTAAGGAGTTGGATCAGGGTAGCCTATGCACATCCTTTGTTGGGACTCTGCAGTACTTG gctccagagctgctggaacagCAGAAGTATACGGTGACAGTGGATTACTGGAGCTTCGGCACACTTGCCTTTGAGTGCATTACAGGCTTCCGACCATTCCTACCCAACTGGCAGCCAGTGCAATG GCATACAAAAGTGCGTCAGAAGAGTGAGCTGGATATTGTTGTTTCAGAGGACTTATCTGGAGAAGTCAAGTTTTCTAGCCGTCTGCCCTGCCCAAACAATCTGAACAG TGTTTTGTCTGGGAGGCTGGAGAAATGGCTGCAACTCATGTTAATGTGGCACCCACGTCAGAGAGGTACAGATCCTACATATGGACCCAATGGGTGTTTCAAAGCTTTGGATGACATTTTGAACTTGAAG TTGCTTCATGTTTTGAACATGGTTACGGGAACTGTCCACACCTACCCTGTGACAGAGGAAGAGACTCTGCAGAGTGTGAAGGCCAGGATTCAGTCAGATACAGGAATTCCAGAACAGGACCAGGAACTACTGCAGGAAGCAGGACTTGCATTGTTTTCTCAGAAGCTGATCACTAAACATACAGCTGATAGCAAG GTGAATGATACTGCAGCTGCAGACACGgaccttctcttcctctttgaTAACAAGAAAGTTTCCTATGAGGCTCAGGTGGCCTTGCGTCCTCATCCAGAAAGCGTTGACTGCATCC TTCAGGATCCAAAGAAGAATCTCCACTTTTTCCAGTTGCGGAAAGTGTGGGGTCAGATCTGGCACACAATCCGGATGCTGAAAGAGGACTGTAACCGTCTTCAGCAGGGGCAGCGAGCAGCCAT GATGAATCTGTTGCGTTACAATAGTACCCTCTCGAAGATGAAGAATTCAATGGCCTCCCTTTCTCAGcagctgaaagcaaagctgGACTTCTTTAAAACAAGCATCCAAATTGATCTGGAAAAGTATAAGGAGCAGATTGAATTCGGAATTA CTTCTGAGAAGCTGCTGTTTGCCTGGAAAGAGATGGAGCAAGCTGTGGAACTTTGTGGGCGG GAGGATGATGTGGACCAGTTAGTGAAAAGGATGATGGCCCTGCAGACAGACATTGTGGACCTGCAGAGAAGCCCACTAGGTCGTAAACAAGGAGGAACACTGGAGGATTT AGAAGAACAAGCCAGAGAGCTGTACCGAAGACTGAGAGAGAAGCCAAGAG ATCAGAGGACAAGCGGTGACAGCCAGGAAATAGTACGACTGCTCCTACAGGCAATCCAgacctttgaaaaaaaagttcGAGTCATTTATGCTCAGCTCAG TAAAACTGTAGTTTGCAAACAGAAGGCATTGGACTTGTTCCCCAGAGTGGAGAAAGTGATGACTCTGATGAGTGAAGATGAGGAAACAGTTGTTAGGCTTCAGGAGAAACGACAGAAAGAACTGTGGAACTTGCTGAAAATCGCTTGT agtAAAGTACGTGGTCCTGTTACTGGCAGTCCAGAGAGCATGAACACATCTCGTCTTGGTAGCTCgggtcagctgctgctgcaggtcccTTCTGGAACATACAATTTATCAGACTCTGTAAGAAAAAG TGAGGAGCTACTGCTGGAATCTCAGAAACTTTGTAGCCAACTAGAAAATGTGATGCATGACACAATGAAGGATCAAGAGCAGAGTTTCTTG GCTCTAGactggagctggctgcagcttcaGGTAGAAGAAACAAACAGTCCAGGACAAACCGAGATGTAA
- the IKBKB gene encoding inhibitor of nuclear factor kappa-B kinase subunit beta isoform X3, with the protein MSRPPALQALTCGPWEMRERLGTGGFGNVIRWHNKETGEQVAIKQCRQELSPRNRDRWALEIQIMKRLNHPNVVAARDVPEGMQKLAPNDLPLLAMEYCQGGDLRKYLNQLENCCGLREEAILILLSDIASALRYLHENRIIHRDLKPENIVLQQGEQRAPELLEQQKYTVTVDYWSFGTLAFECITGFRPFLPNWQPVQWHTKVRQKSELDIVVSEDLSGEVKFSSRLPCPNNLNSVLSGRLEKWLQLMLMWHPRQRGTDPTYGPNGCFKALDDILNLKLLHVLNMVTGTVHTYPVTEEETLQSVKARIQSDTGIPEQDQELLQEAGLALFSQKLITKHTADSKVNDTAAADTDLLFLFDNKKVSYEAQVALRPHPESVDCILQDPKKNLHFFQLRKVWGQIWHTIRMLKEDCNRLQQGQRAAMMNLLRYNSTLSKMKNSMASLSQQLKAKLDFFKTSIQIDLEKYKEQIEFGITSEKLLFAWKEMEQAVELCGREDDVDQLVKRMMALQTDIVDLQRSPLGRKQGGTLEDLEEQARELYRRLREKPRGKRHFTQDQRTSGDSQEIVRLLLQAIQTFEKKVRVIYAQLSKTVVCKQKALDLFPRVEKVMTLMSEDEETVVRLQEKRQKELWNLLKIACSKVRGPVTGSPESMNTSRLGSSGQLLLQVPSGTYNLSDSVRKSEELLLESQKLCSQLENVMHDTMKDQEQSFLALDWSWLQLQVEETNSPGQTEM; encoded by the exons ATGAGCCGCCCGCCCGCGCTGCAGGCGCTGACCTGCGGGCCCTGGGAGATGCGGGAGCGCCTCGGCACCGGCGGTTTCGGCAACGTCATCCGCTGGCACAACAAG GAAACCGGCGAGCAGGTGGCCATCAAGCAGTGccggcaggagctgagcccgCGCAACCGCGACCGCTGGGCGCTGGAAATACAGATCATGAAGAG ACTGAACCATCCCAATGTGGTGGCTGCCCGCGATGTCCCTGAAGGGATGCAGAAGCTTGCACCAAATGACTTGCCATTGTTGGCCATGGAGTACTGCCAAGGTGGAGACCTCCGCAAG TACCTGAACCAGCTGGAGAATTGCTGTGGCTTGCGGGAAGAAGCTATTCTTATCTTGTTATCTGACATTG CTTCTGCTCTCAGATACCTTCATGAGAACAGGATCATCCACAGAGACTTGAAACCAGAGAACATTGTGCTGCAGCAAGGAGAACAAAGG gctccagagctgctggaacagCAGAAGTATACGGTGACAGTGGATTACTGGAGCTTCGGCACACTTGCCTTTGAGTGCATTACAGGCTTCCGACCATTCCTACCCAACTGGCAGCCAGTGCAATG GCATACAAAAGTGCGTCAGAAGAGTGAGCTGGATATTGTTGTTTCAGAGGACTTATCTGGAGAAGTCAAGTTTTCTAGCCGTCTGCCCTGCCCAAACAATCTGAACAG TGTTTTGTCTGGGAGGCTGGAGAAATGGCTGCAACTCATGTTAATGTGGCACCCACGTCAGAGAGGTACAGATCCTACATATGGACCCAATGGGTGTTTCAAAGCTTTGGATGACATTTTGAACTTGAAG TTGCTTCATGTTTTGAACATGGTTACGGGAACTGTCCACACCTACCCTGTGACAGAGGAAGAGACTCTGCAGAGTGTGAAGGCCAGGATTCAGTCAGATACAGGAATTCCAGAACAGGACCAGGAACTACTGCAGGAAGCAGGACTTGCATTGTTTTCTCAGAAGCTGATCACTAAACATACAGCTGATAGCAAG GTGAATGATACTGCAGCTGCAGACACGgaccttctcttcctctttgaTAACAAGAAAGTTTCCTATGAGGCTCAGGTGGCCTTGCGTCCTCATCCAGAAAGCGTTGACTGCATCC TTCAGGATCCAAAGAAGAATCTCCACTTTTTCCAGTTGCGGAAAGTGTGGGGTCAGATCTGGCACACAATCCGGATGCTGAAAGAGGACTGTAACCGTCTTCAGCAGGGGCAGCGAGCAGCCAT GATGAATCTGTTGCGTTACAATAGTACCCTCTCGAAGATGAAGAATTCAATGGCCTCCCTTTCTCAGcagctgaaagcaaagctgGACTTCTTTAAAACAAGCATCCAAATTGATCTGGAAAAGTATAAGGAGCAGATTGAATTCGGAATTA CTTCTGAGAAGCTGCTGTTTGCCTGGAAAGAGATGGAGCAAGCTGTGGAACTTTGTGGGCGG GAGGATGATGTGGACCAGTTAGTGAAAAGGATGATGGCCCTGCAGACAGACATTGTGGACCTGCAGAGAAGCCCACTAGGTCGTAAACAAGGAGGAACACTGGAGGATTT AGAAGAACAAGCCAGAGAGCTGTACCGAAGACTGAGAGAGAAGCCAAGAGGTAAAAGACACTTTACTCAAG ATCAGAGGACAAGCGGTGACAGCCAGGAAATAGTACGACTGCTCCTACAGGCAATCCAgacctttgaaaaaaaagttcGAGTCATTTATGCTCAGCTCAG TAAAACTGTAGTTTGCAAACAGAAGGCATTGGACTTGTTCCCCAGAGTGGAGAAAGTGATGACTCTGATGAGTGAAGATGAGGAAACAGTTGTTAGGCTTCAGGAGAAACGACAGAAAGAACTGTGGAACTTGCTGAAAATCGCTTGT agtAAAGTACGTGGTCCTGTTACTGGCAGTCCAGAGAGCATGAACACATCTCGTCTTGGTAGCTCgggtcagctgctgctgcaggtcccTTCTGGAACATACAATTTATCAGACTCTGTAAGAAAAAG TGAGGAGCTACTGCTGGAATCTCAGAAACTTTGTAGCCAACTAGAAAATGTGATGCATGACACAATGAAGGATCAAGAGCAGAGTTTCTTG GCTCTAGactggagctggctgcagcttcaGGTAGAAGAAACAAACAGTCCAGGACAAACCGAGATGTAA
- the IKBKB gene encoding inhibitor of nuclear factor kappa-B kinase subunit beta isoform X1, with product MSRPPALQALTCGPWEMRERLGTGGFGNVIRWHNKETGEQVAIKQCRQELSPRNRDRWALEIQIMKRLNHPNVVAARDVPEGMQKLAPNDLPLLAMEYCQGGDLRKYLNQLENCCGLREEAILILLSDIASALRYLHENRIIHRDLKPENIVLQQGEQRLIHKIIDLGYAKELDQGSLCTSFVGTLQYLAPELLEQQKYTVTVDYWSFGTLAFECITGFRPFLPNWQPVQWHTKVRQKSELDIVVSEDLSGEVKFSSRLPCPNNLNSVLSGRLEKWLQLMLMWHPRQRGTDPTYGPNGCFKALDDILNLKLLHVLNMVTGTVHTYPVTEEETLQSVKARIQSDTGIPEQDQELLQEAGLALFSQKLITKHTADSKVNDTAAADTDLLFLFDNKKVSYEAQVALRPHPESVDCILQDPKKNLHFFQLRKVWGQIWHTIRMLKEDCNRLQQGQRAAMMNLLRYNSTLSKMKNSMASLSQQLKAKLDFFKTSIQIDLEKYKEQIEFGITSEKLLFAWKEMEQAVELCGREDDVDQLVKRMMALQTDIVDLQRSPLGRKQGGTLEDLEEQARELYRRLREKPRGKRHFTQDQRTSGDSQEIVRLLLQAIQTFEKKVRVIYAQLSKTVVCKQKALDLFPRVEKVMTLMSEDEETVVRLQEKRQKELWNLLKIACSKVRGPVTGSPESMNTSRLGSSGQLLLQVPSGTYNLSDSVRKSEELLLESQKLCSQLENVMHDTMKDQEQSFLALDWSWLQLQVEETNSPGQTEM from the exons ATGAGCCGCCCGCCCGCGCTGCAGGCGCTGACCTGCGGGCCCTGGGAGATGCGGGAGCGCCTCGGCACCGGCGGTTTCGGCAACGTCATCCGCTGGCACAACAAG GAAACCGGCGAGCAGGTGGCCATCAAGCAGTGccggcaggagctgagcccgCGCAACCGCGACCGCTGGGCGCTGGAAATACAGATCATGAAGAG ACTGAACCATCCCAATGTGGTGGCTGCCCGCGATGTCCCTGAAGGGATGCAGAAGCTTGCACCAAATGACTTGCCATTGTTGGCCATGGAGTACTGCCAAGGTGGAGACCTCCGCAAG TACCTGAACCAGCTGGAGAATTGCTGTGGCTTGCGGGAAGAAGCTATTCTTATCTTGTTATCTGACATTG CTTCTGCTCTCAGATACCTTCATGAGAACAGGATCATCCACAGAGACTTGAAACCAGAGAACATTGTGCTGCAGCAAGGAGAACAAAGG TTAATACACAAAATCATTGACCTTGGTTATGCTAAGGAGTTGGATCAGGGTAGCCTATGCACATCCTTTGTTGGGACTCTGCAGTACTTG gctccagagctgctggaacagCAGAAGTATACGGTGACAGTGGATTACTGGAGCTTCGGCACACTTGCCTTTGAGTGCATTACAGGCTTCCGACCATTCCTACCCAACTGGCAGCCAGTGCAATG GCATACAAAAGTGCGTCAGAAGAGTGAGCTGGATATTGTTGTTTCAGAGGACTTATCTGGAGAAGTCAAGTTTTCTAGCCGTCTGCCCTGCCCAAACAATCTGAACAG TGTTTTGTCTGGGAGGCTGGAGAAATGGCTGCAACTCATGTTAATGTGGCACCCACGTCAGAGAGGTACAGATCCTACATATGGACCCAATGGGTGTTTCAAAGCTTTGGATGACATTTTGAACTTGAAG TTGCTTCATGTTTTGAACATGGTTACGGGAACTGTCCACACCTACCCTGTGACAGAGGAAGAGACTCTGCAGAGTGTGAAGGCCAGGATTCAGTCAGATACAGGAATTCCAGAACAGGACCAGGAACTACTGCAGGAAGCAGGACTTGCATTGTTTTCTCAGAAGCTGATCACTAAACATACAGCTGATAGCAAG GTGAATGATACTGCAGCTGCAGACACGgaccttctcttcctctttgaTAACAAGAAAGTTTCCTATGAGGCTCAGGTGGCCTTGCGTCCTCATCCAGAAAGCGTTGACTGCATCC TTCAGGATCCAAAGAAGAATCTCCACTTTTTCCAGTTGCGGAAAGTGTGGGGTCAGATCTGGCACACAATCCGGATGCTGAAAGAGGACTGTAACCGTCTTCAGCAGGGGCAGCGAGCAGCCAT GATGAATCTGTTGCGTTACAATAGTACCCTCTCGAAGATGAAGAATTCAATGGCCTCCCTTTCTCAGcagctgaaagcaaagctgGACTTCTTTAAAACAAGCATCCAAATTGATCTGGAAAAGTATAAGGAGCAGATTGAATTCGGAATTA CTTCTGAGAAGCTGCTGTTTGCCTGGAAAGAGATGGAGCAAGCTGTGGAACTTTGTGGGCGG GAGGATGATGTGGACCAGTTAGTGAAAAGGATGATGGCCCTGCAGACAGACATTGTGGACCTGCAGAGAAGCCCACTAGGTCGTAAACAAGGAGGAACACTGGAGGATTT AGAAGAACAAGCCAGAGAGCTGTACCGAAGACTGAGAGAGAAGCCAAGAGGTAAAAGACACTTTACTCAAG ATCAGAGGACAAGCGGTGACAGCCAGGAAATAGTACGACTGCTCCTACAGGCAATCCAgacctttgaaaaaaaagttcGAGTCATTTATGCTCAGCTCAG TAAAACTGTAGTTTGCAAACAGAAGGCATTGGACTTGTTCCCCAGAGTGGAGAAAGTGATGACTCTGATGAGTGAAGATGAGGAAACAGTTGTTAGGCTTCAGGAGAAACGACAGAAAGAACTGTGGAACTTGCTGAAAATCGCTTGT agtAAAGTACGTGGTCCTGTTACTGGCAGTCCAGAGAGCATGAACACATCTCGTCTTGGTAGCTCgggtcagctgctgctgcaggtcccTTCTGGAACATACAATTTATCAGACTCTGTAAGAAAAAG TGAGGAGCTACTGCTGGAATCTCAGAAACTTTGTAGCCAACTAGAAAATGTGATGCATGACACAATGAAGGATCAAGAGCAGAGTTTCTTG GCTCTAGactggagctggctgcagcttcaGGTAGAAGAAACAAACAGTCCAGGACAAACCGAGATGTAA